The Paenibacillus spongiae nucleotide sequence GGCTGCAGCGCCTGCATCGCTTTGGAGCTGCGGTATTGCTTTAACGTAAGCGGCAGGATTAGAGTACGGACGATAATCGTCAGCAGCAAAATCGCAAATCCGTATTCGCCGCCAAACCATTTTGCGAATGTATCGAGCATCAGCGCGAACCAATACACGACATTCTTTTCCCAGAAGTTGCCCTGCAGCAGATCTTCTGTTTTTACCGTGTGGGTCGTTGAGGGTGCGCATCCCGATAGAACGAGGGTGACTAGGACGAGCGCTAACACGGTAAACCATGTACGTTTTGAAATCCGGGACAACATGAAAACTCCTCTCTAGGGTACCATTGCATTCAAGCGAAAAGTGCTTCATAGGAAGCGCCCTCGGCCCTTATTCATCCATTTAAAACTATAGCATATTTTATAGAACAAGGAAACAAGCCCTCACGCTGGAAACACAGCGGATTGAGCCTGTTATTTAGGCGCTTTCAACAGTCCCGCCCGCTTGAGGACATGCAGCAGGCTGCGCTCTAATTCCGTTAGCTTCATCCCGACGGCTGGCTTACGCACAATAACGATAATATCGATATGCTCCGTAATGCGGCCCACCAGATGGCGGGCGATCTCTTTAACCTGCCGGCGCATCCGGTTTCGGACGACGGCATTCCCTATTTTCTTGCTTGCCGATACCCCCAGCCGGAAAGGCTCGGCATCCGGCTGCCGCGACCAATAAATAACGAACTGGCTGTTCGCGAATGACTTGCCATTCCGATAAATGCGGCTGAAATCCTCGCGGTTGCGTAATCGTAGTTTTCTTTGCACGTCTGCTTCACCGAACCTTCATTATCAATTATTGCCCAATGCGTCCGGCATAAACGGCAAATCAATCAAGGAACTTACTTCTTGATTCGTTCCAAAACGCGCAGCTCCTTCTTTGCTCATAAAAAAAAAGACCACAGGATGTGGTCTTCTGCTTAAGCGCTCAGTACTTTTCTGCCCTTTTGGCGGCGGGCGCTCAATACTTTACGTCCGTTTTTCGACGCCATCCGTTTACGGAACCCGTGAACCTTCTTGCGCTTGCTTACATTCGGTCTAAATGTCGGTCTCAATTGCTTGCACCTCCCGTATCCATATTCCCTCGCCTGGCGAAATGCTATTTCACGTCGCTAGTACGACGGACCACTTCTCAATTGAAAAACGCTTTTTCTATTTAACCATGCCAGCAGCCAAATGTCAACTAAATTGCCTTCTATATAAGGTACGCCGGAATCGGCTGTTTTCCCCACTCCCAGCGATGCCGGATGAGATCCCATTCAAATTGTGGATAAGAGTCAAAATATTTGCCATT carries:
- the rpmH gene encoding 50S ribosomal protein L34: MRPTFRPNVSKRKKVHGFRKRMASKNGRKVLSARRQKGRKVLSA
- the rnpA gene encoding ribonuclease P protein component; the encoded protein is MQRKLRLRNREDFSRIYRNGKSFANSQFVIYWSRQPDAEPFRLGVSASKKIGNAVVRNRMRRQVKEIARHLVGRITEHIDIIVIVRKPAVGMKLTELERSLLHVLKRAGLLKAPK